Part of the Kamptonema formosum PCC 6407 genome, AAGCCTGAGTGATTATAAATTTTGTAAATCATCTATCTGGTCTAGTTCTTATCTATATTTAATTCTGGGGTGATTTTGCTATTGTCAGCTTTCCAGTTAGCAAACCACAAGCCAGTTTTATAACAAGTTTCAGGAGCTTAAATCTTCCTTCTTCCTTCTCAGGTACGCTAAACCGTACCTCTGGATTCGCGTTCTCCTCCATGCTCAGCCTGTAAAGTACCGATACAATGTCAATAAGTATAAAAAGCAATCAAATTGCTCACTTACATAGATTACTAGAGAAGCGACTGCCGGAAGGAGAACACGCAAATGAACCAAGTAAAAACTGTTGCATTGTTAGGCCTATTAAGCGGTCTTTTAGTTACCGTTAGCTATTGGGTAATTGGAGGCAGTGGTGGCGCTCTGATCGGTATTGCCTTAGCTGCCGTGATGAATTTGGGTTCTTGGTTTTACTCCGATCGAATTGCTTTAGCAGCTTACGGAGCTCAACCAGTAACTCCTAATCAAGCGCCGGGACTTTATAGCATAGTAGAAAATTTGTCACAGCGTGCGAGTTTGCCTATGCCGGCAGTTTACATTATTCCTAGTCCGGCGGCTAATGCTTTCGCCACTGGTCGTGACCCAGAACACGCTGCGGTTGCTGTTACTGAAGGCATTATGAATATGTTGCCTGATGATGAACTTGAAGCCGTACTCGCGCACGAATTAAGCCACATTAATAATCGCGATACTCTCACCCAAGCTGTTGCGGCTACGGTTGCTGGTGCTATTTCTTTGTTAGCACAAATGGCGAGTTATAGTATGTGGTTTGGGGGTTCGCGAGATGATGACAATGGTCGCAATCCTTTGGGGTTGTTGTTGAGTATTATTTTGGCCCCTGTAGCAGCATCGGTGATTCAGTTGGCAATTTCACGCACGCGGGAATTTTCTGCTGATGCGGGTGCGGCTAAGTTAACTGGAAATCCCCGTGCTTTGGCCCGTGCTTTACAACGTTTAGAAAGCAGCGCAAGGCAGATGCCGTTGGATGGTAATCCCGCTTTTGAACCGCTTTTGATCATCAATTCTTTCTCTGGTGATTGGTTGAAAAATCTATTCTCTACTCACCCTTCAACAGAAGCACGGATTGAGAATTTGTTGAAGCTAGAGCAACAATTGTAGATATTAACTGTTAACTGTTAACTGTTAACTGATAACTGGTAACTGGTAACTGGTAATTGCAACTTTCCAGGCATACTTAAATGTAGGGTGGGCGCTCGCTGATAACCATCTACGACTATAAGTTACAGCTTTTTGGCAGCGAGCGCCCACCTTACGAAGGTCTACAAAAGTCAAAATTCAGAGTCCTCAGTTCTCATTAATTTAGGAGAAACGATTATGACAGATGAAACTAATATCCCCCAAGAGTCTTCAATTGTTGGGCCGGTCAGTGAAGAAACTACAGACTTGGTAAAAGCAGAGATGCCTAACGCTAGCGAAGATGTGATTAAGGAAACTGCTGCGCTATTTGAAGCGGTTAAGAAGCGAGTGCAAACAGAAATGCAAGCAGCTACCGATTTGACTCGCGAGGCTTATGAAAAAGCGGTGACAAAAGCCCAGCAAAGTGTTGAAGAAAATCAGATTACTGTTAAAGAACGGATGGAAG contains:
- a CDS encoding zinc metalloprotease HtpX, yielding MNQVKTVALLGLLSGLLVTVSYWVIGGSGGALIGIALAAVMNLGSWFYSDRIALAAYGAQPVTPNQAPGLYSIVENLSQRASLPMPAVYIIPSPAANAFATGRDPEHAAVAVTEGIMNMLPDDELEAVLAHELSHINNRDTLTQAVAATVAGAISLLAQMASYSMWFGGSRDDDNGRNPLGLLLSIILAPVAASVIQLAISRTREFSADAGAAKLTGNPRALARALQRLESSARQMPLDGNPAFEPLLIINSFSGDWLKNLFSTHPSTEARIENLLKLEQQL